From Thermodesulforhabdus norvegica, a single genomic window includes:
- the fsa gene encoding fructose-6-phosphate aldolase, with the protein MKFFIDTANLDEIRAAHELGVLDGVTTNPTLVAKEGISGREGFKKHIKAICELVKGPVSAEAVSTRAEDLIAEAEELAAIDPHVVVKIPMTKEGLKAVKVLSEKGIKTNVTLVFSPLQALLAAKAGATYVSPFVGRLDDIASPGMNLIREVVDIYSNYLIETEIIVASIRNPLHVLEAAKMGADIATIPFKVIEQLLKHPLTDAGIEKFMCDWKKVEECK; encoded by the coding sequence ATGAAATTCTTCATCGACACGGCCAACCTGGACGAAATTCGGGCTGCCCATGAACTGGGAGTTCTGGACGGAGTAACCACAAATCCCACACTTGTAGCCAAAGAAGGCATATCTGGCCGTGAGGGCTTCAAGAAACACATCAAGGCCATTTGCGAGCTGGTTAAAGGTCCGGTGAGCGCAGAAGCCGTAAGCACAAGGGCAGAAGATCTTATTGCCGAAGCTGAAGAACTTGCGGCCATAGATCCTCATGTGGTTGTGAAAATCCCCATGACCAAAGAAGGTCTTAAGGCGGTGAAGGTTCTTTCTGAAAAAGGCATAAAAACTAACGTAACTCTTGTGTTTTCACCTCTCCAGGCTCTTCTTGCAGCCAAAGCCGGAGCAACCTATGTAAGCCCTTTTGTGGGCCGGCTTGACGACATAGCGTCACCGGGAATGAACCTGATAAGAGAGGTTGTGGACATATACTCAAACTACCTGATAGAAACCGAGATCATTGTAGCAAGCATTCGGAACCCTCTCCATGTTCTGGAGGCCGCAAAAATGGGGGCAGATATTGCAACCATACCCTTTAAGGTCATCGAGCAACTGCTCAAGCACCCTCTCACCGACGCAGGCATAGAAAAGTTCATGTGTGACTGGAAGAAGGTGGAAGAGTGCAAATAA
- a CDS encoding YHS domain-containing protein, whose protein sequence is MIRLIIYLAVAYLVFRWWKSKRKKDEIRDTMSGRKPLESAELVQDPQCGVYFVKDRGVKTDINGETYYFCSEECRKAFLARTGTSEER, encoded by the coding sequence ATGATTCGGCTGATAATTTATCTTGCAGTCGCCTATCTGGTCTTCAGATGGTGGAAATCAAAGCGAAAAAAGGATGAAATTCGGGATACCATGTCAGGAAGGAAACCTCTTGAAAGTGCAGAGCTGGTGCAGGATCCCCAGTGTGGTGTTTACTTCGTGAAGGATCGCGGAGTTAAAACCGATATTAACGGTGAAACCTATTACTTTTGCAGTGAAGAGTGCCGCAAGGCGTTTCTTGCACGCACGGGCACTTCCGAAGAGAGATAA
- the folK gene encoding 2-amino-4-hydroxy-6-hydroxymethyldihydropteridine diphosphokinase produces the protein MYIGIGSNMNNPHRMCEEAVERLSGLEGFQLKRVSSWYFTEPVGYREQAWFVNGVAEGSTLLAPLQLLENLQKIESEMGRVRDFKWGPRTVDLDILFYGDEIVELPGLTIPHPELHRRRFVLVPLCELVPELRHPVLGITVKELLTGISEEGQEVRKVEYL, from the coding sequence GTGTACATCGGCATAGGAAGCAATATGAACAACCCCCACAGGATGTGTGAAGAAGCAGTTGAAAGGCTTTCCGGGCTCGAGGGATTTCAGCTTAAGCGCGTATCGTCCTGGTACTTTACGGAGCCGGTAGGATATAGAGAACAGGCCTGGTTCGTTAATGGAGTGGCTGAAGGGTCAACCCTTCTCGCACCTCTACAACTGCTGGAGAACCTTCAGAAGATAGAGTCCGAAATGGGAAGGGTCCGGGACTTCAAGTGGGGACCCAGAACGGTCGATCTGGACATTCTCTTTTACGGGGACGAGATCGTCGAACTACCGGGCCTGACAATCCCTCATCCAGAGCTACACAGAAGAAGGTTCGTTCTGGTACCACTCTGCGAACTCGTCCCCGAGCTCAGACACCCCGTCCTGGGAATTACGGTTAAAGAACTCCTTACCGGAATTTCAGAAGAAGGACAGGAAGTAAGAAAGGTGGAGTATCTATGA